A genome region from Schaalia sp. 19OD2882 includes the following:
- a CDS encoding ROK family protein yields MKAQEAASRTCARWVGVDVGGTSIKWRAASADGATVDEGRVASHPASVGEQLRCLGDFIRSRHGEVRGIGVVCPGVIDEVQGRVVYAANLELAGLRPGELLAGDSGIPVRVGHDGRAAGLAEGLLGAGRGARSFVMIPIGTGISAALHLAGGMWGGATFCAGEIGHTPVFPDGEPCACGQRGCLEVYASAKGIARRYAAATGQDVGARGVERLLGADPLADEVWATAAKALALELAHLTLSVDPERFVIGGGLSRAGDTLLAPVRSELDALLAWRDAPSVTAAQLGEEAGRWGALALASMAAGSTDHERWSR; encoded by the coding sequence GTGAAGGCGCAGGAGGCGGCCTCGCGCACCTGCGCCCGCTGGGTCGGTGTCGACGTCGGAGGCACGAGCATCAAGTGGCGGGCTGCCAGCGCTGACGGCGCGACGGTGGACGAGGGGCGTGTCGCCTCACATCCGGCCAGTGTCGGCGAGCAGCTGCGGTGCCTGGGCGACTTCATCCGGTCCCGCCACGGTGAGGTCCGGGGAATCGGAGTGGTGTGCCCGGGGGTGATCGACGAGGTCCAGGGCCGTGTCGTCTATGCTGCGAACCTCGAATTGGCGGGGCTGCGTCCTGGTGAGCTGCTTGCCGGCGACAGTGGGATCCCCGTGCGCGTGGGACACGACGGGCGCGCTGCGGGACTGGCCGAAGGGCTGCTCGGGGCCGGCCGTGGCGCCCGCAGCTTCGTCATGATCCCCATCGGTACCGGCATTTCCGCCGCACTGCACCTGGCGGGCGGCATGTGGGGTGGCGCCACGTTCTGCGCGGGGGAGATCGGCCACACCCCCGTGTTCCCCGACGGTGAACCCTGCGCCTGCGGACAGCGCGGATGCCTGGAGGTCTACGCCTCCGCCAAGGGGATCGCCCGGCGCTACGCGGCCGCCACCGGCCAGGACGTGGGGGCGCGGGGGGTCGAGCGGCTCCTGGGTGCCGACCCGCTGGCCGACGAGGTCTGGGCGACGGCGGCGAAGGCCCTCGCCCTGGAGTTGGCCCACCTGACCCTGTCCGTCGACCCGGAGCGTTTCGTCATCGGAGGCGGGCTTTCGCGGGCAGGGGACACGCTGCTGGCCCCCGTTCGGAGCGAACTCGACGCGCTGCTCGCATGGCGCGACGCGCCGAGTGTGACTGCCGCGCAACTCGGTGAGGAAGCAGGACGCTGGGGGGCACTGGCACTGGCCTCCATGGCCGCAGGATCCACTGACCACGAAAGGTGGAGCAGATGA
- the coaE gene encoding dephospho-CoA kinase produces MTLLEICVDDVKGVRAARDAGADRAELCADLEVGGTTPPLEQVRRALEVAPAGGLQVIVRPRGGDFVHSEAEVREMLASIHRLKEVEGDALREARARGAQLPPLGFVIGVLTPDGRIDSAQAARLREAAGAAPLTFHRAFDVVCDPAEALETLVGLGFDRVLTTGGHPSAADTATLAELTRRAAGRLGVIASGGVREANVVEVLRASGAPEVHMRCPREQGGTDAELARRIVALVRAHDAAASQCDEDEDAGRDATPRTGDVLVAGGARAEVLRPLTRPGGRALRIGVSGGIGSGKSSVSCALAAHGAVVADADALAREVVAPGSLGLRKVVERFGPAVLGEDGSLDRGALGAIVFADPAARRDLEAITHPLIGMAAEEILGAAPAGGLAVHDVPLLVETGMEGEVDLVLMVDAAVEARLERLRRRGVPAEDARARMAAQADAERRRAVADVWVDNSGTEEDLAALVDAIAKQWLRL; encoded by the coding sequence ATGACCCTCCTCGAGATCTGTGTGGACGACGTCAAGGGCGTGCGCGCGGCCCGGGACGCGGGCGCTGATCGTGCAGAGCTGTGCGCCGACCTCGAGGTCGGCGGCACCACGCCGCCCCTCGAACAGGTCCGGCGCGCATTGGAAGTGGCGCCTGCGGGGGGGCTCCAGGTGATCGTGCGCCCCAGGGGAGGCGACTTCGTCCACTCGGAAGCGGAAGTACGTGAGATGCTCGCCTCCATCCATCGCCTGAAGGAAGTGGAGGGCGACGCGCTTCGCGAGGCTCGCGCCCGGGGTGCGCAGCTGCCGCCCCTGGGGTTCGTCATCGGTGTGCTCACCCCCGACGGGCGAATCGACTCCGCCCAGGCTGCGCGTCTTCGCGAGGCAGCGGGGGCGGCTCCGTTGACCTTCCATCGCGCCTTCGACGTGGTCTGTGACCCCGCTGAAGCATTGGAGACCCTGGTCGGCCTGGGCTTCGACCGCGTGCTGACCACGGGCGGGCATCCGAGCGCGGCAGACACGGCGACCCTCGCCGAACTCACGCGCCGGGCCGCCGGGCGACTCGGCGTCATCGCTTCGGGCGGTGTGCGCGAGGCAAATGTGGTGGAGGTCCTGCGCGCCAGTGGCGCCCCGGAGGTCCACATGCGGTGCCCGCGTGAGCAGGGCGGCACTGACGCCGAACTGGCCCGACGCATTGTCGCTCTCGTCAGGGCCCACGACGCTGCCGCCTCCCAGTGCGATGAGGATGAGGATGCGGGCAGGGATGCGACGCCCAGGACAGGTGATGTGCTGGTGGCTGGCGGTGCCCGCGCCGAAGTGCTCCGGCCCTTGACCCGGCCGGGCGGAAGAGCCCTGCGCATCGGAGTCTCCGGAGGCATTGGCTCCGGGAAGTCCTCGGTGTCGTGTGCCCTTGCCGCCCATGGAGCAGTGGTCGCCGACGCCGACGCGCTGGCGCGCGAGGTCGTTGCCCCCGGCTCGCTCGGCCTCCGCAAGGTCGTCGAGCGTTTCGGGCCGGCCGTCCTCGGCGAGGACGGCTCCCTGGACCGCGGTGCGCTGGGCGCAATCGTCTTTGCGGATCCTGCGGCCCGCCGGGACCTGGAAGCCATCACCCATCCGCTCATCGGGATGGCCGCCGAAGAGATCCTCGGGGCGGCCCCCGCAGGGGGCCTGGCGGTTCACGACGTGCCGCTGCTGGTGGAGACCGGCATGGAAGGCGAAGTGGATCTCGTGCTCATGGTCGACGCTGCGGTGGAGGCGCGCCTGGAGCGCCTGCGCAGGCGGGGAGTCCCGGCCGAGGACGCCCGGGCGCGCATGGCGGCCCAGGCCGACGCGGAGCGGAGGCGGGCGGTCGCCGATGTGTGGGTGGACAACAGCGGTACCGAGGAGGACCTGGCCGCCCTCGTCGATGCGATCGCCAAGCAGTGGCTGCGCCTGTGA
- a CDS encoding alpha-glucosidase: MSTLSAPGRPWWRTATAYQVYPRSFQDSDGDGIGDIPGITSRIPYLATLGVDVLWLSPVYRSPMEDNGYDISDYEDVDPVFGSLADLERLIETAHEAGIRIVMDLVVNHTSDQHPWFQASRNPADPKRDWYVWRRPRELPEGAPVDTDAAPGQWRGDEPNGWVSAFSGPVWTLDEASGEYYLHFFAPGQPDLNWENPEVRHAVHAMMRRWIDRGVDGFRMDVINCISKPEDLYQDSSGGLDKAFFGPRFHEWMQEMHREVFDRYPDTVFLTVGECPGATIDQARLTTDPVRRELDMVFQFEHVELDATDGDKFRPRPMPLQEMKRSLASWTKGLAGRGWNSLYLSNHDRPRPVSRFGSPEHHRHASATAWGGMLHAHQGTPFVYQGEELGMADYPWTSIDQFDDVETKGVWRERVELGGQDPSIVWPGIVHASRDNARTPVHWDAGEHAGFTTGTPWLPVNPDHTWLNAAAQVGVAGSTFEFYRRMIALRKELPVLVDGSFELLHADDPKLWWVRREFDGVRLDAVGNMSDAPLTCDLPSGEVVLSNACEAGEGGKAPACRMDQLAPWEIRWVLS, from the coding sequence ATGAGCACCCTTTCGGCACCAGGGCGACCGTGGTGGCGCACCGCGACCGCCTACCAGGTCTACCCGCGCTCATTCCAGGACTCCGACGGTGACGGAATCGGCGACATCCCCGGCATCACCAGCCGGATCCCCTACTTGGCGACCCTGGGGGTCGACGTCCTGTGGCTCTCACCCGTGTACCGCTCCCCCATGGAGGACAACGGTTACGACATTTCCGACTACGAAGACGTCGACCCTGTCTTCGGCTCACTCGCGGACCTGGAGCGTCTCATCGAGACGGCGCACGAGGCGGGGATCCGCATCGTCATGGATCTGGTGGTCAACCACACCTCCGACCAGCACCCGTGGTTCCAGGCATCCCGCAACCCGGCGGACCCCAAGCGTGACTGGTACGTGTGGCGCCGCCCGCGTGAACTGCCCGAAGGTGCTCCGGTCGACACCGACGCCGCCCCGGGCCAGTGGCGCGGGGACGAACCGAATGGGTGGGTGAGCGCCTTCTCAGGGCCGGTGTGGACACTGGACGAAGCCTCGGGCGAGTACTACCTGCACTTCTTCGCTCCCGGCCAACCGGACCTCAACTGGGAGAACCCCGAGGTCCGGCACGCAGTGCACGCCATGATGCGCCGGTGGATCGACCGCGGAGTCGACGGCTTCCGCATGGATGTCATCAACTGCATTTCCAAGCCGGAAGACCTCTACCAGGACTCCTCGGGCGGCCTGGACAAGGCCTTCTTCGGCCCGCGCTTCCACGAGTGGATGCAGGAGATGCACCGGGAGGTCTTCGACCGCTACCCCGACACGGTGTTCCTCACGGTCGGTGAGTGCCCGGGCGCCACCATCGACCAGGCGCGCCTGACCACCGACCCGGTCCGGCGAGAGCTCGACATGGTCTTCCAATTCGAGCACGTCGAGTTGGACGCGACCGACGGGGACAAGTTCCGCCCCCGCCCCATGCCTCTGCAGGAGATGAAGCGATCCTTGGCCTCGTGGACAAAGGGCCTTGCCGGCCGGGGCTGGAACTCCCTGTACCTGTCCAACCACGATCGCCCGCGCCCTGTGAGCCGTTTCGGCTCACCCGAGCACCACCGCCACGCCTCGGCGACCGCTTGGGGTGGGATGCTCCACGCCCACCAGGGCACACCCTTCGTCTACCAGGGTGAGGAACTCGGCATGGCGGACTACCCGTGGACCTCCATCGACCAATTCGACGACGTGGAGACGAAGGGGGTGTGGCGTGAGCGGGTCGAGCTCGGCGGCCAGGACCCCTCCATCGTGTGGCCGGGCATCGTCCATGCCAGCCGCGACAACGCCCGTACACCCGTCCACTGGGATGCCGGCGAACATGCCGGATTCACCACGGGAACCCCGTGGCTTCCCGTGAACCCCGACCACACATGGCTCAACGCAGCCGCCCAGGTGGGGGTGGCCGGTTCGACCTTCGAGTTCTACCGTCGCATGATCGCCCTGCGCAAGGAACTGCCCGTCCTCGTCGACGGCTCCTTCGAGCTGCTCCACGCCGACGACCCGAAGCTGTGGTGGGTGCGCCGCGAGTTCGACGGGGTGCGCCTGGATGCCGTGGGCAACATGTCGGATGCCCCCCTCACCTGCGACCTGCCCTCCGGCGAGGTCGTCCTGTCCAATGCATGCGAAGCAGGGGAGGGAGGCAAAGCCCCTGCCTGCCGAATGGATCAGTTGGCTCCGTGGGAGATTCGGTGGGTCCTGTCGTGA
- a CDS encoding endonuclease domain-containing protein, translated as MDAETFLQRSAGAVPVLTLRQFCDDARQFLRRPDVHLRAGWVVADFTPEPVRAAVMSQGLLTLSHAALAHGLPQLERPARVHLAVPHSRSHRPPHAGGAVIHRDRQALGHDPCRPWLASVATTVRHLLRWGTRVDAVAALDAALCKGLLEVTDLRLPTHGPGAARMHDWAALAAPGVRSILETMLRLQLVDEGMSVETAVLVDGVGEVDILVDGWLVLEADGDTHSTRAQMLHDRERDLRLWDRGFVVMRVTWEQVRHERVTPIVRAVLGRLGPLPPPERPQFRRWLERPAGVLST; from the coding sequence ATGGACGCTGAAACCTTCTTGCAACGCTCGGCCGGTGCGGTGCCCGTGCTCACATTGCGACAGTTCTGCGACGACGCCCGACAATTCCTCCGGCGCCCCGACGTCCACCTGCGGGCAGGGTGGGTGGTCGCCGACTTCACTCCCGAACCTGTGCGTGCCGCCGTCATGTCCCAAGGCCTGCTCACCTTGTCCCACGCAGCACTGGCACATGGTCTGCCGCAGTTGGAGCGGCCCGCCCGCGTCCACCTTGCCGTCCCCCACTCGCGCTCCCACCGACCGCCTCATGCGGGTGGTGCCGTCATCCACCGTGACCGGCAAGCGCTGGGGCACGACCCTTGTCGTCCTTGGCTCGCCTCCGTGGCCACGACGGTCCGGCACCTGCTGCGCTGGGGTACGCGTGTGGACGCAGTGGCGGCATTGGATGCCGCCTTGTGCAAAGGCCTCCTGGAGGTGACGGATCTTCGCCTGCCGACTCATGGCCCGGGCGCCGCGCGTATGCACGACTGGGCGGCCCTGGCCGCTCCCGGAGTCCGATCGATCCTGGAGACCATGTTGAGGCTGCAACTCGTGGATGAGGGAATGTCGGTGGAAACCGCTGTCCTCGTCGACGGCGTCGGCGAGGTGGACATCCTGGTCGACGGGTGGTTGGTCCTGGAGGCCGACGGGGACACGCACTCCACGCGGGCACAGATGCTCCACGACCGTGAGCGGGACCTGCGCCTGTGGGACAGAGGATTCGTCGTCATGCGAGTGACATGGGAACAGGTCAGGCACGAGCGGGTGACCCCGATCGTCAGAGCGGTCCTCGGGCGACTCGGACCGCTGCCGCCGCCTGAACGACCGCAGTTCCGTCGTTGGCTCGAGCGCCCTGCGGGCGTCCTTTCCACCTGA
- the uvrB gene encoding excinuclease ABC subunit UvrB, which translates to MSSQRILRAEHPFQVISEYSPSGDQPKAIKELAARIRDGEQDVVLLGATGTGKSATTAWLIEELQRPALVMEPNKTLTAQLAAEFRELLPHNAVEYFVSYYDYYQPEAYVPQTDTYIEKDSSINDEVERLRHSATNSLLTRRDTVVVSSVSCIYGLGTPEEYVARMVELERGMTIDRDDLLRGFVAMQYTRNDLSFTRGTFRVRGDTVEIIPVYEELAIRIEFFGDEVEALALLHPLTGDVISEVDHVFLFPASHYVAGEERMARALAGIEEELAERLEWFESQGKLLEAQRLRMRTTFDLEMLREIGSCAGVENYSRHIDGRDAGTAPHTLLDYFPEDFLLVIDESHVTVPQIGAMFEGDASRKRTLVDHGFRLPSALDNRPLTWDEFTQRIGQTVYLSATPGPYELDRSDGVVEQIIRPTGLVDPKVVVKPTRGQIDDLLEQVRLRVEKDERVLVTTLTKKMAEDLTTYLAQRGIRVEYLHSDVDTLRRVELLRELRQGAFDVLVGINLLREGLDLPEVSLVSILDADKEGFLRSTRSLIQTIGRAARNVSGEVHMYADTLTDSMKAAIDETERRRAIQLAFNKDHGIDPQPLRKKIADVTDMLAREQVDTEELLAGGYRREKGAQSARPATGPGAGGPRTRASLAGSARAELEELIEELSAQMMTAAQDLQFEIAARLRDEVADLKKELRQMKAAQ; encoded by the coding sequence GTGAGCAGCCAACGCATCCTCCGGGCAGAACACCCCTTCCAGGTCATCTCCGAGTACTCGCCTTCCGGCGATCAGCCGAAGGCCATCAAGGAACTTGCGGCACGCATTCGCGACGGCGAACAGGATGTGGTCCTTCTGGGAGCCACCGGAACCGGCAAGTCGGCCACCACCGCGTGGCTCATCGAGGAGCTGCAGCGCCCCGCGCTGGTGATGGAACCGAACAAGACGCTGACCGCCCAGTTGGCCGCCGAATTCCGTGAACTGCTGCCCCACAATGCGGTGGAGTACTTCGTGTCCTACTACGACTACTACCAACCCGAGGCCTACGTGCCCCAGACGGACACGTACATCGAGAAGGACTCCTCCATCAACGACGAGGTCGAACGCCTGCGGCACAGCGCCACGAACTCCCTGCTCACCCGACGTGACACCGTGGTGGTCTCCTCGGTGTCGTGCATCTACGGCTTGGGCACACCGGAGGAGTACGTCGCACGCATGGTCGAGCTGGAACGGGGCATGACCATCGACCGCGATGACCTGCTCCGAGGATTCGTCGCCATGCAGTACACACGCAATGACCTGTCCTTCACCCGCGGCACCTTCAGGGTGCGCGGGGACACGGTGGAGATCATCCCCGTGTACGAGGAACTGGCGATCCGCATCGAGTTCTTCGGTGACGAGGTCGAAGCGCTTGCCCTGCTTCACCCGTTGACCGGCGACGTCATCTCCGAGGTCGACCACGTCTTCCTCTTCCCGGCCTCCCACTACGTGGCCGGGGAGGAACGCATGGCCCGAGCACTGGCCGGGATCGAGGAGGAACTGGCCGAGCGCCTGGAGTGGTTCGAGTCCCAGGGCAAACTCCTGGAGGCCCAGCGTCTCCGCATGCGCACGACCTTCGACCTGGAGATGCTCCGAGAGATCGGGTCCTGCGCCGGGGTCGAGAACTACTCGCGTCACATCGACGGCCGAGATGCGGGTACGGCGCCGCACACACTGCTCGACTACTTCCCGGAGGACTTCCTGCTGGTCATTGACGAATCCCATGTGACGGTTCCCCAGATCGGCGCCATGTTCGAAGGCGACGCCTCGCGCAAACGCACTCTGGTCGACCACGGATTCCGCCTGCCCTCGGCCTTGGACAACCGGCCGCTCACGTGGGACGAGTTCACCCAACGCATCGGCCAGACCGTGTACCTGTCGGCGACCCCGGGCCCCTATGAGCTGGACCGCTCCGACGGAGTGGTCGAGCAGATCATCCGTCCCACCGGGCTGGTCGACCCGAAGGTCGTCGTCAAACCCACCCGGGGGCAGATCGACGACCTGCTGGAGCAGGTCCGCCTGCGTGTCGAGAAGGATGAACGCGTCCTGGTGACCACCTTGACGAAGAAGATGGCGGAGGACCTCACGACCTACTTGGCACAGCGCGGCATCCGCGTGGAGTACCTGCACTCGGACGTGGACACCCTGCGGCGCGTCGAGCTGCTGCGGGAGTTGCGTCAAGGTGCATTCGACGTCCTGGTCGGCATCAACTTGCTGCGTGAGGGTCTGGACCTTCCGGAGGTTTCCCTGGTGTCGATCCTCGATGCGGACAAGGAAGGGTTCCTGCGGTCGACCAGGTCCCTCATCCAGACGATCGGACGAGCTGCCCGCAATGTCTCCGGTGAGGTCCACATGTACGCCGACACCCTCACCGATTCCATGAAGGCCGCCATCGACGAAACCGAACGGCGGCGCGCGATCCAGCTGGCATTCAACAAGGACCACGGCATCGACCCGCAGCCGCTGCGCAAGAAGATCGCCGACGTCACCGACATGCTCGCCCGCGAACAGGTCGACACCGAGGAGCTGCTGGCAGGCGGGTACCGCCGGGAAAAGGGCGCCCAGTCGGCGCGGCCGGCGACGGGCCCGGGTGCGGGAGGCCCACGGACGAGGGCGTCCCTGGCGGGTTCGGCTCGCGCCGAGTTGGAGGAGCTCATCGAGGAACTCTCCGCGCAGATGATGACCGCCGCGCAGGACCTCCAATTCGAGATCGCTGCTCGCCTGCGAGACGAGGTTGCGGACCTGAAGAAGGAACTGAGGCAGATGAAGGCCGCGCAATGA
- a CDS encoding phosphatidylcholine/phosphatidylserine synthase: MPSSYPLTPADHEASQTSGKPIRRKGAAWGVHLFTMTGVIWAGLATLALIDQDLQMMWLWLGVALVVDGVDGTLARKADVARWAPSFDGAALDLIVDFLTWTFLPAVFMYLHIPMGSQCLAMLMFVLVCTSSMFCYCNVGMKSEDYYFVGFPAAWNLVAVVLWVLGTGPVVNVVVTVVLAALTLSPLTFVHPFRVGTLRWANIVATFVWVVATGWLVALHRQGCCQLTGPPVPSTVDAPTALLVVWWTAAAWLIGISVWRSVTGPNRRGMRRPDGDPAST; the protein is encoded by the coding sequence GTGCCCTCTTCGTACCCGTTGACTCCGGCCGACCACGAAGCCTCGCAGACGTCAGGAAAACCCATTCGCCGCAAGGGCGCCGCGTGGGGAGTCCACCTCTTCACCATGACGGGGGTCATCTGGGCGGGGCTGGCAACCCTGGCACTCATCGACCAGGACCTGCAGATGATGTGGCTGTGGCTCGGAGTCGCATTGGTCGTCGACGGTGTCGACGGCACCTTGGCCCGCAAGGCCGACGTCGCACGCTGGGCGCCCTCCTTCGACGGAGCTGCTCTGGATCTCATCGTCGACTTCCTGACGTGGACCTTCCTTCCTGCGGTCTTCATGTACCTGCACATCCCCATGGGGTCGCAATGCCTCGCAATGCTCATGTTCGTCCTGGTGTGCACCTCGTCCATGTTCTGCTACTGCAATGTCGGCATGAAGTCGGAGGACTACTACTTCGTCGGGTTCCCCGCCGCATGGAACCTCGTGGCCGTGGTCCTGTGGGTCCTCGGCACGGGCCCGGTCGTCAACGTGGTCGTCACGGTGGTCCTGGCAGCGCTCACCCTGTCGCCGCTGACCTTCGTCCACCCCTTCCGGGTGGGCACACTGCGGTGGGCGAACATCGTGGCCACCTTCGTGTGGGTCGTGGCCACCGGCTGGCTGGTGGCACTGCACAGGCAGGGCTGCTGCCAGTTGACCGGTCCACCGGTGCCGAGCACAGTCGATGCTCCCACGGCTCTGCTGGTCGTGTGGTGGACAGCCGCAGCCTGGCTGATCGGGATCAGCGTGTGGCGCTCAGTGACCGGTCCGAACCGGCGCGGTATGCGGCGCCCAGACGGCGATCCTGCCAGTACCTGA
- a CDS encoding TerC family protein — translation MDVHLFGWLGLAAVVLALVTIDVIGHVRTPHAPGLKEAAWWSAGYVLLGLGFSLLIWFFYGGVYAGEYLAGFLTEKALSLDNLFVFIIIMNSFRVPRQFQQKALLFGILIALVLRLVFILLGAALISSFSWVFYIFGAWLLWTAWTQAKEGVEDDGIDDEYHENGFVRTMRRVLPMTDGFIGQKFLHRHGGRTFVTPMVLVVFALGSADLMFAFDSIPAIFGLTKEPYLVFAANTFALLGLRQLYFLVDGLLEKLVYLHYGLAAILAFIGAKLILHAMHENNLAFINGGQGLEWAPEIGIVPSLVFILVTIVITVGASLWKTWRDTSADTEAGESQAQVTKAR, via the coding sequence GTGGACGTCCATCTTTTCGGTTGGCTCGGCCTTGCCGCCGTCGTCCTTGCCCTGGTGACGATCGACGTCATCGGTCACGTGCGAACCCCCCATGCCCCCGGGCTCAAGGAGGCGGCGTGGTGGTCGGCCGGGTACGTGTTGTTGGGCTTGGGTTTTTCCCTCCTCATCTGGTTCTTCTACGGCGGGGTGTACGCCGGGGAGTACTTGGCCGGCTTCCTCACTGAGAAGGCCCTGTCCCTGGACAACCTCTTCGTCTTCATCATCATCATGAACTCGTTCAGGGTGCCCAGGCAGTTCCAGCAGAAGGCGCTGCTGTTCGGAATCCTCATCGCCTTGGTGCTGCGCCTGGTCTTCATCCTTCTGGGCGCGGCCCTGATCAGCAGCTTCTCCTGGGTGTTCTACATCTTCGGTGCGTGGCTCCTGTGGACCGCGTGGACCCAGGCCAAGGAGGGGGTCGAGGACGACGGCATCGACGACGAGTACCACGAGAACGGCTTCGTGCGCACGATGCGTCGGGTGCTTCCGATGACCGACGGGTTCATCGGACAGAAGTTCCTCCACCGCCACGGTGGGCGCACCTTCGTCACGCCCATGGTCCTCGTGGTCTTCGCCCTGGGTTCGGCCGACCTCATGTTCGCCTTCGACTCGATCCCCGCGATCTTCGGACTGACGAAGGAGCCGTACCTGGTCTTCGCGGCGAACACATTCGCGCTTCTGGGTCTGCGTCAGCTGTACTTCCTCGTGGACGGCCTGCTGGAGAAGCTCGTCTACCTGCACTACGGACTGGCCGCGATCCTGGCTTTCATCGGTGCCAAACTCATCCTCCACGCCATGCACGAGAACAACCTCGCCTTCATCAACGGCGGGCAGGGTCTGGAGTGGGCGCCTGAGATCGGCATCGTGCCTTCCCTGGTGTTCATTCTCGTGACCATCGTCATCACGGTCGGCGCCTCGCTGTGGAAGACGTGGCGTGACACAAGCGCCGACACGGAGGCGGGGGAGTCCCAAGCGCAGGTCACCAAGGCCCGCTGA